Proteins encoded by one window of Paroedura picta isolate Pp20150507F chromosome 9, Ppicta_v3.0, whole genome shotgun sequence:
- the GGH gene encoding gamma-glutamyl hydrolase yields MRLSLFVTQKKPSVVKKGGRRPSQSLPLWRRHHAAHRAVSFSSPPVLKRRRPAGRGNAFRERTSFPGVPAAAERRGEAGLQRRLPPWVCAGSGGARRKPSGPGLRGAAGSLMAMANRKEVAYGLGICCLLALYCSPGAISLLLQSLPPERGNDRPILGILAQETDFKSFQKLGSSYIAASYVKFIESAGARVVPIRLNRSDEEYNKIFQSINGLLYPGGGADLKTSEFSRVAKIFYDKALEANERGDYFPIWGTCLGHQLLSFLTSGENLLTWTNTDNFALPLNFTKVAKASKMFADFPEDLLQEMASEPVTSNFHFWSLSVQNFSSNEILRHFYKILTTNVHDNIEFVSTMEAYGYPLYGVQWHPEKNPFEWKYETGIPHSRTAVKVTFYIADFLINEARKSRHRFPSKKEETEALIYNFKPVFTGTFSSFQQAYFFD; encoded by the exons ATGCGATTGTCTCTATTTGTGACGCAAAAGAAGCCTTCAGTAGTGAAAAAGGGAGGGCGGCGGCCTTCTCAAAGCCTTCCCCTCTGGCGCCGCCATCATGCCGCACACAGGGCTGTCTCCTTCAGCTCTCCTCCCGTTTTAAAAAGGCGCAGGCcggcggggagaggaaatgccTTTCGCGAGCGGACTTCATTTCCCGGCGTGCCGGCTGCGGCCGAGAGGCGTGGCGAGGCGGGGTTGCAACGCAGGCTGCCGCCGTGGGTGTGCGCCGGGAGCGGAGGCGCGCGGCGGAAGCCTTCGGGGCCAGGGCTGCGCGGCGCCGCGGGGAGCTTAATGGCCATGGCTAACCGCAAGGAGGTGGCCTACGGGCTGGGCATTTGCTGCCTTCTCGCGCTCTACTGCAGCCCCGGAGCCATCTCTTTGCTGCTGCAGAGCCTCCCGCCGGAGCGCGGGAACGACAGACCCATCTTGg GGATATTGGCACAGGAGACTGacttcaaaagctttcaaaaaCTTGGAAGTTCTTATATTGCTGCTTCGTACGTAAAGTTCATTGAATCTGCTGGAGCTCGCGTAGTACCAATAAG ACTAAATCGTTCAGATGAAGAATATAATAAAATTTTCCAGTCTATTAATGG GTTACTTTATCCTGGAGGTGGTGCTGACCTTAAGACTTCTGAATTTTCCAGGGTTGCGAAGATATTCTACGATAAAGCACTAGAG GCTAATGAGAGAGGGGACTATTTTCCCATATGGGGAACATGCTTGGGACATCAACTGCTCAGCTTCCTCACTAGCGGAGAGAACTTGCTTACTTGGACTAATACTGATAACTTTGCACTTCCACTGAATTTTACAAAAG TTGCTAAAGCCAGCAAGATGTTTGCTGATTTCCCTGAAGATCTGCTACAGGAGATGGCTTCTGAGCCTGTGACTTCAAATTTCCATTTCTGGAGCCTCTCGGTGCAG AATTTTTCAAGCAATGAGATATTGCGCCATTTCTATAAGATCTTGACAACTAATGTCCATGACAATATAGAATTTGTGTCCACCATGGAAG CTTATGGGTATCCACTGTATGGTGTCCAGTGGCACCCAGAGAAAAATCCATTTGAATGGAAGTACGAAACAGGCATACCACATTCTCGAACAGCTGTGAAAGTAACATTTTATATTGCAGACTTTTTAATTAATGAAG cccggaagagccgccatcgcTTTCCCAGCAAAAAAGAAGAGACGGAGGCACTGATTTATAACTTTAAACCTGTTTTCACTGGGACTTTTTCTTCATTtcagcaggcttatttttttgACTAA